GGGGCAAGGTCACAGGAGCTGCCCTCGAGACCCTGGACTCTCCCCCGCAGCATCTCCgcaggagaccagccctgggccAGTCTACTTCCTGGACTCGAAAGTCACCCGCTTTGGCCGCAGCTGCACCCCTGCCTACTCCATGCAGGGCCGGGGCAAGTCTCCCGGTGAGTATCTAATTTGAGCTGATCCCGCCCACAGGACCCTGCCCCTTCAGGGTCTCAGTCAATCTTGCACCTCCCTCCCTTTCTGCCCTACCCCCACCAATTTCTTAGATCCTCAGTGTCTTTGGAATGACAAAATCCAGTGGACTTAGAGGAGGGGTCAGGGACCCTAAGAGAACCTGAGCGGGTAAAGTGGGCCAGGCTAATGTGACCCAGTACACATGTGGGCACATGTCTActcagccatccatccatctactcacccacccatccatccactcacccaccatccatccactcacccatccatctgtccatccattcatccacacTTTCATCCACccttccatccacccacccacccacccactcacttacccatccatccatgtacccactcacccatccaaccatccttccatctacccatccatccatccacccatccatccatccatctgtccacccactcacccatccatccacagTCTGTCTATTGATTACTCTACAACTCCCTGAATCCATCATCTGCTCATTCACTCATCACCTCTCCACTCACTACTCATCCTTCTGTTGACCCATCCACTCAAACACGCACTAAGCCAACTGCTGAGCATTGAAGTAGATTTGACTCATTCTCACTTTTTGTAAGACCCCAGCCCAGGGTGGTTAGATCCAGGTGGGGACTTCTCACCTCAGTGTGGCCATGTCTGGAGAGGTGGAGAGACCCACATCAGGGGGAACCTGGAAGGGCTGTGAGGGCTCTCTGTAGGAGCATGTGGAgaagacatggggagaaggggatCTTGGGGCTGTCTTGAGATGGAGAAGCAGCTCCTGGGAGGTTGGAATGGGAAACAGGAGGTATGCCCAGCAGAGGGCTGAACTTGGACAAAGGCTGGAGgcttgaaagagaaagagggcagCCAGGCTGCTGTGAACTCCACGATGCATATGGCAGGGGAGCCACGCCAGGTCTTAGAGGAGGTGAGGACTCTGTCCACTGCCCATTCTTACAGGTCTGGAGGTGACGCCCGGCCCTGGGGCTTACAGCCCAGAGAAGGTGGCCCCCATGCGCCAGCGGACGCCTCCAGCTTTCACCCTGGGCTCCCGCCTCCGCCCACGGCCCCTGAACACCTcagcccctgcccccaacacCTACACCCTGCCCTCCCTCTGGGGCTCGCAGGTCTTTACCAAGCCCAGCAGCCCCAGCTACACCGTGGCTGGCCGCAcaccccccgcccgccccctgcAGGACCCCGCGGAGATACCTGGCCCTGGCCAGTATGACAGCCCGGACCCCAATGCCTACCGTCAGCGCCGGCCGGCCTTCACCATGCTGGGGCGGCCCCGAGCCCCACGGCCCCCAGATGAGACACCCGGTCCCTGGCAGCCACAGCCCTGAGCAGGTCACTGTGACCAAGGCCAGGGCCCCAGCATTCACCATGGGTATCCGCCACTCCAAGCGGGCTACCACCATGGCTGCAGACACTGCACCCTGATGCCCTCATGACAGGAGGTGACAGGACGTCTGGCTCACTCCTGGgttgagcctcagtctcctgtgCTGTGAAGTGGGGGGGTAGGCAGGTGGTTGGAGGGGGGAGCCTAGGAGAAGCCAGGGTGAGCGGAAGgcacctccttccttcctgtcttctgAAAGGTCCAAGGTCCTTCTAGGCCACTGCTTTCTCCAGTCCCGGGGGCTGAGATCCTGTGGTCCCCACAGGGTGAGTCTCCTTCCAGCGTCCCAGTTTCTTCTGTCCAGGTAACACCAGGCTGGGCCAGTCCAGGTGGAAAAAGGGACACTCTGGCCTTCCTCAGCCGCTGGCCAGAGACACGGCTTCCTGTGTCCTAGAACTCAGTGTCCGCCCTCGAGAGCCTGGGTCCCCATCATGGCTTGGGTTTCTGCCTCACTTGGGCTCATCCCTGCTACTCATGGAAGGGTTGTTTGGGCCCAGATCCTGCTGGAGGCAGCCCTTGCCGCCCTCTCTACCTGCTCCACCCTCTAGCTGCCTGCCAATAAAATTCTGGGGCATCGGCAGCTGTCAGCATCATGGTTCCATCTGTTCACGCCACAGGAAAGAAACCTGAACACTGCTTTCAGATGCCAACCCCTAACTCTGCAGCCCCCTGGGCACCTGGATGGGACTGAAGAAGGGGTCTAGGACTGAAGGAGACAAGCTGTGGGGCAGGGGCTTTGAGTGGAGGGAGCCAGACTGGTAGGCTTCTTGAAAGAAGGGACACCAAACCTGGGCTTTGAAGGATGTATAGGAACTTGATGAAGTTGAACATTTGCCACAGTAGGCACCTACCGTGTTCCAGGCATTGATAAGGTTGTTTTGCAGCAACTCCAGAGGCAAGTCACGTTTACGGACATTTGTCAGAGGGCATAATGGATGCTGGTGTCCTTCCGAGGCCTGGATATGAATCCTGCCCCATGGGCTCTGTTCCTGCCACTCTTTTCCACGGACAGAAAAGAAATAACGTGGATGAAGCATGTAACCAAGCCCTTGGGACCATGACACCTTATTAACTACAGCCCAGAAAGACCCTAACCCAGGATCTTGGGAGGGACAGACTGCACTttgacttcctggaggagatgacCCCCATGGCAGCGCAGCAGGAAGAGCCTAGGCCTTGGAGTTGGGAGTCAGCTCTCTCCTACTTGGCCCCTCTTCCCCAGCCTGGGTGCCAAACCTCAACACACACCCTTCACCAGACTAGGTGGACACATGCCAGGACCACCTCTACACACACCTGTGTACACATCAGgacccccgacacacacacctCTGTACACATCAGGACCCAGGACTCCTGACACACACACCTGTGTACACACTTGGACCCCTACACACACAATGGTAAACATACCAGGACCCCACAACACACACCTGGGTGGGGACCCAGACTCCctcctctctcacacacacagacacacacacacactcacatccgCACAGAATATAcacacaat
The DNA window shown above is from Bos indicus x Bos taurus breed Angus x Brahman F1 hybrid chromosome 7, Bos_hybrid_MaternalHap_v2.0, whole genome shotgun sequence and carries:
- the ODF3L2 gene encoding LOW QUALITY PROTEIN: outer dense fiber protein 3-like protein 2 (The sequence of the model RefSeq protein was modified relative to this genomic sequence to represent the inferred CDS: deleted 1 base in 1 codon), with amino-acid sequence MGTLTCDPAPRLTPAPLGRRATDCQIPETSLRRTCGVATLEHGSGPGLYALPSTVGYINHDCTRVAGPAYSLFRRPIEASPQETSPGPVYFLDSKVTRFGRSCTPAYSMQGRGKSPGLEVTPGPGAYSPEKVAPMRQRTPPAFTLGSRLRPRPLNTSAPAPNTYTLPSLWGSQVFTKPSSPSYTVAGRTPPARPLQDPAEIPGPGQYDSPDPNAYRQRRPAFTMLGRPRAPRPPDETPGPGSHSPEQVTVTKARAPAFTMGIRHSKRATTMAADTAP